In Microbulbifer celer, a single window of DNA contains:
- the rpoE gene encoding RNA polymerase sigma factor RpoE: MTAQQASPSDRQLVERVQKGDKRAFDLLVLKYQHKIMAVVSRYISDHAEVNDVVQEAFIKAYRALGNFRGESAFYTWMYRIAINTAKNHLVSRSRRPPASDVDLEDAEFYSGADLLRDNETPENQLFRDQLEATVHRAIRELPEDLRSAVTLREMEGLSYEEIAEVMSCPVGTVRSRIFRAREAIDRAVQAAMAGEPEPVDGRG, translated from the coding sequence ATGACAGCGCAACAGGCGTCACCAAGTGACCGCCAGCTGGTAGAACGTGTTCAAAAAGGCGACAAGCGCGCCTTTGACCTGCTTGTGCTGAAGTATCAGCACAAGATCATGGCGGTGGTCAGCCGCTATATCAGCGATCATGCAGAAGTAAACGATGTGGTGCAGGAAGCTTTTATCAAGGCCTACCGTGCCCTGGGCAACTTTCGTGGCGAAAGTGCCTTTTATACCTGGATGTACCGCATCGCCATCAATACTGCCAAGAATCACCTGGTGTCTCGCAGTCGCCGGCCACCGGCAAGTGACGTCGATCTGGAAGACGCCGAATTTTACTCCGGCGCAGATCTGCTGCGGGACAATGAAACCCCTGAGAACCAGTTGTTCCGGGATCAGCTCGAGGCCACGGTGCATCGCGCCATCCGCGAGTTGCCGGAAGATCTTCGTTCCGCAGTGACGCTGCGGGAGATGGAGGGGTTGAGCTACGAAGAAATCGCAGAAGTCATGAGTTGCCCTGTTGGTACTGTGCGTTCGCGTATCTTCCGCGCTCGGGAAGCGATTGACCGGGCGGTCCAGGCGGCAATGGCCGGTGAACCTGAGCCGGTGGATGGTCGTGGGTGA
- a CDS encoding sigma-E factor negative regulatory protein, with the protein MTHGNHQQRLNESLSALMDGEAGELEVQRLLKASESGAAAEEVRMRWSRYQLAASAMRNEQVAPVDLGLAASISAAIADEPAHTESPVPEAANDAPRSRWWRPLSRGAVAATVAFAAVLGVQQMQAPESDNSAMVAEIERPAQPAVQSAPQPNGFAVPSLNTRAVGTAAPLVVSEQRGERRVPVQVVPSPELMRHLNRVMVEHSEQAAQMGSQGMLPYARASYGERPAE; encoded by the coding sequence ATGACACACGGGAATCATCAACAGAGGCTCAATGAGTCGCTATCTGCGCTAATGGATGGTGAGGCAGGTGAGCTGGAGGTTCAACGCCTGTTAAAGGCCAGTGAATCTGGCGCTGCTGCTGAAGAGGTCCGCATGCGGTGGTCCCGCTACCAGTTGGCGGCCAGTGCCATGCGCAATGAGCAGGTGGCCCCTGTGGATCTCGGGTTGGCAGCCAGTATTTCCGCTGCGATTGCCGATGAGCCAGCACACACTGAATCTCCCGTCCCTGAGGCGGCCAATGATGCGCCCCGCAGCCGTTGGTGGCGACCGCTCTCCCGCGGTGCCGTTGCAGCCACGGTGGCTTTTGCGGCGGTACTTGGTGTGCAGCAGATGCAGGCGCCAGAAAGCGATAACTCGGCAATGGTTGCGGAGATCGAGCGCCCTGCGCAGCCAGCGGTACAGTCTGCACCACAGCCCAACGGATTTGCGGTGCCGTCTCTCAACACCCGGGCAGTAGGTACTGCGGCGCCACTGGTGGTGTCCGAACAGCGCGGAGAAAGGCGCGTGCCGGTACAGGTAGTACCGTCCCCAGAGTTGATGCGCCACTTGAATCGGGTGATGGTCGAGCACTCTGAGCAGGCCGCACAGATGGGTAGCCAGGGGATGTTGCCTTATGCCCGAGCCTCTTATGGCGAGCGCCCAGCGGAGTAA
- a CDS encoding MucB/RseB C-terminal domain-containing protein, with protein sequence MPNLKLMHVLKANSVLLALSFLIPATPLQAQQAPEKLPTSSSESSGATEKTPVPVLQPDQSAPEKPESGQEPEAVAPPADTAAPAAVLPESGADTAASVRVWLEKLAEAVTSLEYSGLVAFEHQGMLETLEVVHGLRSGEQVERVRYLSGAPRELVSRGHTAHCRRDGSPLSRAGLWTNMGQKNVQSLYHFLLRGTERVADRDTVVIEVRPRDIHRLGMVISLDKQTGLPLKSMLVASNGQVLERYQFVQLNLKPVTDKALQAQSEVVRESDSAEGCGSTVSRWELRWVPPGYKPVATRELADGEMLVYSDGLSVFTVFVQSLGPEMRFTGRAVRGATVAYMDGLEDKGERYTVTVVGEIPEKTAQVLVRAVSVK encoded by the coding sequence ATGCCGAATTTGAAGCTCATGCATGTACTCAAAGCCAACAGCGTGCTGTTGGCTTTGTCGTTCCTGATCCCTGCAACTCCGTTACAGGCACAGCAGGCTCCCGAAAAGCTCCCTACAAGCTCGTCCGAGTCCTCTGGGGCGACAGAAAAGACTCCTGTACCGGTGTTGCAGCCAGATCAATCGGCGCCTGAGAAGCCTGAATCGGGGCAAGAGCCAGAGGCGGTCGCGCCGCCTGCTGATACAGCCGCGCCTGCAGCTGTGTTACCGGAATCCGGAGCGGATACCGCTGCGTCAGTGCGTGTATGGCTGGAGAAGCTCGCAGAAGCCGTGACCAGTCTCGAGTACAGTGGGCTGGTGGCCTTTGAGCATCAAGGCATGCTCGAAACCCTCGAAGTGGTGCACGGATTGCGCAGTGGCGAGCAGGTGGAGCGGGTGCGCTATCTGAGTGGGGCGCCCAGAGAGTTGGTTTCCCGGGGGCACACAGCACACTGCCGGCGCGATGGAAGTCCGCTGTCGCGCGCGGGCCTGTGGACCAATATGGGCCAGAAAAACGTCCAGAGTCTGTATCACTTTTTGCTGCGCGGCACCGAGCGTGTAGCGGATCGCGACACGGTAGTGATTGAGGTTCGCCCGCGTGATATTCACCGGTTGGGGATGGTCATCAGTCTGGACAAGCAAACCGGCTTGCCATTGAAATCCATGCTGGTGGCCAGCAACGGCCAAGTGTTGGAGCGTTATCAATTTGTACAGTTGAACCTGAAGCCGGTTACCGATAAGGCGCTGCAGGCTCAGTCTGAAGTAGTGCGCGAATCGGATAGTGCGGAGGGGTGTGGCAGTACCGTCAGTCGCTGGGAGTTGCGTTGGGTGCCGCCGGGTTACAAGCCGGTGGCTACGCGGGAGCTTGCAGATGGTGAAATGCTGGTTTATAGCGATGGTTTGAGTGTATTTACGGTCTTCGTGCAATCCCTCGGCCCGGAAATGCGCTTTACCGGTCGCGCTGTTCGCGGCGCTACCGTGGCATACATGGATGGCCTGGAGGATAAAGGCGAACGTTATACGGTCACTGTCGTCGGGGAAATCCCGGAAAAGACAGCGCAGGTTTTAGTTCGGGCGGTGTCTGTCAAGTGA
- a CDS encoding SoxR reducing system RseC family protein, producing the protein MIEERGRVVAIESDAVWVETVQRSGCHGCAAKSGCGTGLLGDFWSKASQVRVPASQSQVDDVTLHDTVVIGIHENTLAVSALVVYLLPLLALVGGAMVGESLVFNRWPSGEPGAILGAVSGFVLGGLAVRWYGLRNRNNPAMVPQFLRIERQTPCATTLAEQVVTIVSPK; encoded by the coding sequence ATGATTGAAGAGCGTGGTAGGGTGGTGGCGATCGAGAGCGACGCCGTCTGGGTCGAGACTGTGCAGCGCAGCGGTTGTCACGGCTGTGCGGCAAAATCCGGCTGTGGTACCGGCCTATTGGGTGACTTCTGGTCGAAGGCTTCTCAGGTGCGGGTGCCTGCGAGCCAGTCGCAAGTAGATGATGTCACGCTGCACGATACCGTGGTGATTGGTATCCACGAAAATACGCTCGCGGTCAGTGCCCTGGTGGTGTATCTGTTGCCATTGCTGGCGCTGGTTGGGGGCGCGATGGTGGGGGAATCCCTGGTTTTCAATCGGTGGCCGTCGGGCGAGCCGGGCGCTATTCTGGGGGCCGTGTCCGGTTTTGTTCTGGGCGGGCTGGCCGTGCGGTGGTATGGCTTGCGGAATCGGAATAATCCCGCGATGGTGCCACAGTTTCTGCGTATCGAACGGCAAACACCCTGTGCGACTACGCTGGCGGAACAAGTGGTTACGATAGTCTCCCCCAAATAG
- the ycjG gene encoding L-Ala-D/L-Glu epimerase, translating into MLQVRCFPESWPLKTAFVISRGARTTADVVVVEVEDQGGRIGVGECTPYARYGESAASVLAEIATVVPALASGMDCDALQAILPAGAARNAIDSALRDLQFRKGAQEGVLADRSGQFLPTVQTLVIDSPEAMAVAAATAVSEGVRVLKLKLDQEQVLERVRAVSAAAPDSDLVIDANEAWSQRGLPELCVQLADLGVTMLEQPLPADADDFLETFDHPLPICADESCHTSADLPRLAGRYDMVNIKLDKTGGLTEALLLADAAETQGFELMLGCMLCTSRAIRAAWPLGARARFVDLDGPTWLAKDVSPLRFEAGKVYWT; encoded by the coding sequence ATGTTGCAGGTTCGCTGTTTTCCGGAAAGCTGGCCGCTGAAAACTGCCTTCGTTATTTCCCGTGGTGCGCGTACTACGGCAGATGTGGTCGTTGTAGAGGTTGAAGACCAGGGAGGGCGGATAGGTGTTGGCGAATGCACCCCTTATGCCCGCTATGGCGAGAGTGCGGCGTCCGTGTTGGCTGAAATTGCGACTGTGGTTCCGGCGCTGGCGTCCGGAATGGATTGCGATGCACTGCAGGCCATTTTGCCCGCTGGTGCGGCGCGCAATGCCATCGACAGCGCGCTGCGGGATCTTCAATTCCGCAAGGGTGCACAAGAGGGGGTACTGGCTGATCGCAGTGGTCAGTTTCTGCCTACCGTGCAAACCTTGGTCATCGATAGTCCGGAGGCGATGGCGGTGGCGGCTGCGACGGCGGTCAGCGAAGGGGTGCGCGTGTTGAAGCTGAAGCTGGATCAGGAGCAGGTACTGGAACGGGTGCGCGCGGTGAGTGCCGCCGCGCCCGACTCGGATCTGGTGATCGATGCCAATGAGGCCTGGTCGCAAAGGGGGTTGCCGGAACTATGCGTACAACTGGCGGACCTGGGGGTGACGATGTTGGAGCAGCCTTTACCGGCAGATGCCGATGATTTCCTGGAAACCTTTGACCATCCGCTGCCGATCTGCGCTGACGAGAGCTGTCACACCAGTGCAGACCTGCCGCGGCTGGCAGGGCGCTACGACATGGTCAATATCAAGCTGGATAAAACCGGCGGGTTGACCGAGGCGCTGTTGCTGGCAGACGCCGCTGAAACGCAGGGGTTTGAGTTGATGCTGGGGTGCATGTTGTGCACCTCCAGGGCGATACGGGCGGCCTGGCCTCTGGGAGCGCGCGCCCGATTTGTCGACCTGGATGGCCCGACCTGGTTGGCGAAAGATGTGTCACCGCTCAGGTTTGAAGCCGGTAAAGTGTACTGGACATGA
- the mpaA gene encoding murein tripeptide amidase MpaA yields the protein MKQSRQPLETRPRTERGQFDHRRLIYGQSALGAPLFYFPADACDGQAGLVMAGTHGDEVASVVALSCALRSLCPGQLRHHVILAVNPDGCQLGTRSNARGVDLNRNFSTHNWNGDGTVYRWNSAAEERDVRLSTGESAASEPETRALCHLIRALAPTWMVSIHEPLACVEDPCQSPLGHWLAEQLELPLVTELGYPTPGSFGTWCADNEYPCITLEFPPISADAASEDYLPALMELLVYPH from the coding sequence ATGAAGCAATCGCGCCAGCCGCTCGAGACCCGCCCCCGCACTGAGCGAGGCCAGTTTGACCACCGCAGACTGATCTACGGCCAGTCCGCGCTTGGCGCACCGCTGTTCTACTTTCCCGCTGACGCCTGCGACGGTCAAGCGGGGCTGGTGATGGCCGGCACTCATGGCGACGAAGTGGCCTCGGTCGTCGCCCTGTCCTGCGCCCTGCGCTCGCTATGCCCGGGCCAACTGCGCCATCATGTCATTCTTGCGGTCAATCCCGATGGCTGCCAACTGGGTACCCGTTCCAATGCCCGCGGCGTGGACCTGAACCGCAACTTCAGCACCCACAACTGGAACGGTGACGGAACCGTTTACCGCTGGAACAGTGCGGCGGAAGAGCGCGACGTCCGTCTTTCCACCGGGGAAAGTGCGGCGTCGGAACCGGAAACCCGCGCCCTGTGTCATCTGATCCGCGCGCTGGCCCCCACATGGATGGTCTCGATCCACGAACCGCTCGCCTGTGTTGAAGATCCATGTCAGAGCCCGCTGGGCCACTGGCTGGCGGAACAGCTCGAGCTCCCGCTGGTCACCGAGCTCGGGTACCCGACTCCCGGTTCTTTCGGTACCTGGTGCGCGGATAACGAGTACCCCTGTATCACTCTGGAGTTTCCGCCGATTTCCGCCGACGCGGCCAGTGAAGACTATCTGCCCGCACTGATGGAACTGCTGGTGTACCCCCATTGA
- a CDS encoding DegQ family serine endoprotease yields the protein MVTRCTQFLLALCLLVSTAASARGLPDLTGLIEQNSPAVVKINTVERSSPSRSMPPQYQQEIPDIFRHLLEPRRGQPRPVASMGSGFIISEDGYIVTNNHVVDGAGEVRVTLTDRREYEAKVIGTDPRSDLALIKVEAEDLPVVRWGDSEEVKVGEWVVAIGSPFGLDYSASAGIVSAMGRSIPNESQENYVPFIQTDVAINPGNSGGPLFNLDGQVVGINSQIYTRSGGSIGLSFAIPSNLAQDVVAQLKEKGRVDRGWLGVGIQNVDRKLAKAMGLGKPSGALVGQVQPDSPASKAGIQVGDVILRFDGHKIRISGDLPHVVGQTRPGHKVPVTLMREGQERKLTVSVGALPGSEDAQQNASAPATPDVGGRLGLAVDEIPDSLKQRWGVETGVLVKQVVQGKAGANAGLRSGDIIAQLGFETVETLADYKRIVKKLPEGELLPIRFFRAGQPTFRTIQIEED from the coding sequence ATGGTTACACGCTGTACACAGTTTTTGCTGGCTCTCTGTCTGCTGGTGTCCACCGCAGCCTCTGCGCGTGGATTGCCGGACTTGACCGGGCTGATTGAGCAGAATTCCCCGGCTGTGGTGAAGATCAATACCGTTGAGCGCAGCAGTCCATCGCGTTCGATGCCGCCGCAGTATCAGCAGGAAATTCCCGATATCTTCCGTCACTTGCTGGAACCACGCCGCGGACAGCCGCGCCCGGTTGCCAGCATGGGCTCTGGATTCATCATTTCCGAAGATGGCTATATCGTGACCAATAACCATGTGGTTGACGGTGCGGGTGAAGTGCGGGTAACCCTGACGGATCGCCGCGAATACGAAGCCAAGGTCATTGGGACCGACCCGCGCTCCGATCTGGCGCTGATCAAAGTGGAGGCCGAAGACCTGCCGGTAGTGCGCTGGGGGGATTCGGAAGAGGTCAAAGTGGGTGAATGGGTGGTTGCCATCGGCTCTCCCTTTGGTCTCGATTACTCCGCCAGTGCGGGTATTGTCAGCGCCATGGGGCGCAGTATCCCCAACGAGAGCCAGGAGAACTACGTACCCTTTATTCAGACGGACGTGGCCATTAACCCGGGTAACTCCGGTGGGCCGTTGTTCAATCTCGATGGTCAGGTAGTGGGCATTAATTCCCAGATCTACACCCGCAGTGGCGGTTCCATCGGGTTGTCGTTTGCCATTCCTTCCAACCTGGCCCAGGACGTGGTGGCGCAACTGAAAGAAAAGGGGCGCGTTGACCGCGGCTGGCTGGGTGTGGGGATTCAGAATGTCGATCGGAAACTGGCCAAAGCCATGGGGTTGGGCAAGCCCTCCGGTGCACTGGTCGGACAGGTGCAGCCAGATTCCCCCGCCTCCAAGGCTGGTATTCAGGTCGGTGATGTGATCCTGCGCTTTGATGGGCACAAGATCCGGATCTCCGGTGATCTGCCCCATGTGGTAGGGCAAACCCGCCCCGGTCACAAAGTGCCGGTAACCCTGATGCGCGAAGGCCAGGAAAGGAAGTTGACCGTATCGGTAGGTGCGTTGCCTGGGTCCGAAGACGCGCAGCAAAATGCCAGCGCGCCGGCAACGCCTGATGTCGGTGGGCGCCTCGGCCTGGCGGTGGATGAGATTCCGGACAGCCTCAAGCAGCGCTGGGGTGTTGAAACCGGAGTGCTCGTGAAGCAGGTGGTTCAGGGCAAGGCCGGTGCCAATGCCGGATTGCGCAGTGGCGATATCATTGCGCAGCTTGGCTTCGAAACCGTGGAGACGCTGGCGGATTACAAGCGGATTGTGAAGAAGTTGCCGGAAGGTGAGCTACTGCCGATTCGTTTCTTCCGAGCCGGGCAGCCGACCTTCCGCACGATCCAGATCGAGGAAGACTGA
- the lepA gene encoding translation elongation factor 4, translating to MATDLSHIRNFSIIAHIDHGKSTLADRFIQVCGGLTDREMAQQVLDSMDLERERGITIKAQSVTLDYKARDGKIYQLNFIDTPGHVDFSYEVSRSLAACEGALLVVDAAQGVEAQSVANCYTAIEQGLEVIPVLNKMDLPQAEPEQVAEEIEDIIGIDATDATRCSAKSGLGVEDVLEDLVRLVPPPEGDVEAPLQALIIDSWFDSYLGVVSLVRVVQGTLSAKDKIVTKSIGRSHVVDDVGVFTPKRKTTGVLRAGEVGYVVAGIKDIHGAPVGDTLTHAKGAEEVSMLPGFQKVKPQVYAGLFPVSSDDYEAFRDALDKLSLNDASLFYEPETSDALGFGFRCGFLGMLHMEIIQERLEREYNLDLITTAPTVVYEVALTNGDLVNMDNPSRMPDLGMIEEMREPIVEANILVPQDYLGNVITLCVEKRGIQKDMQYVGGQVSLRYELPMSEVVMDFFDRLKSVSRGFASLDYNFVRFDPANLVRLDILINGERVDALAVILHRDNAQQRGRALAEKMKELIPRQMFDVAIQAAIGGQVVARTTVKALRKNVTAKCYGGDVTRKKKLLEKQKAGKRRMKQLGRVEVPQDAFLAVLKVDS from the coding sequence GTGGCAACTGATCTCTCCCATATCCGCAATTTTTCCATCATCGCCCATATCGACCACGGGAAATCCACCCTCGCCGACCGTTTTATCCAGGTTTGCGGCGGTCTGACTGACCGCGAGATGGCCCAGCAAGTACTCGACAGCATGGATCTCGAGCGGGAGCGGGGAATTACCATCAAGGCCCAGAGCGTGACCCTGGATTACAAGGCTCGCGACGGAAAAATCTATCAGCTGAATTTCATTGATACCCCCGGGCATGTGGACTTCTCCTACGAGGTATCCCGCTCGCTGGCCGCCTGTGAAGGTGCCCTGCTGGTGGTGGACGCGGCGCAGGGCGTGGAAGCCCAGTCCGTGGCCAACTGCTACACCGCTATCGAGCAGGGCCTGGAAGTGATTCCGGTGCTGAACAAGATGGACCTGCCCCAGGCGGAGCCGGAGCAGGTCGCAGAAGAGATTGAAGACATCATCGGTATCGATGCCACAGACGCGACCCGCTGTAGCGCCAAGTCCGGCCTCGGTGTGGAGGATGTACTGGAAGATCTGGTGCGCCTGGTGCCACCGCCGGAAGGCGATGTGGAAGCACCACTTCAGGCCCTGATCATCGATTCCTGGTTCGACAGCTATCTCGGCGTTGTGTCGCTGGTCCGGGTGGTTCAGGGCACCCTGAGTGCCAAAGACAAGATCGTGACCAAATCTATTGGTCGTTCCCATGTGGTGGATGACGTCGGCGTGTTTACGCCCAAGCGCAAGACCACCGGCGTATTGCGTGCCGGTGAGGTGGGTTATGTGGTTGCCGGCATCAAGGACATCCACGGGGCCCCTGTGGGCGATACCCTGACTCATGCCAAAGGCGCAGAAGAGGTTTCCATGCTGCCGGGCTTCCAGAAAGTGAAGCCGCAGGTATACGCTGGCCTGTTCCCGGTCAGTTCGGATGATTACGAAGCCTTCCGCGATGCCCTCGACAAGCTGTCTCTCAACGACGCCTCCCTGTTCTATGAGCCGGAAACCTCCGATGCTCTGGGCTTTGGTTTCCGCTGTGGCTTCCTTGGAATGCTGCACATGGAGATTATCCAGGAGCGCCTGGAGCGGGAATACAATCTCGACCTGATTACCACCGCGCCAACCGTTGTCTATGAGGTGGCATTAACCAATGGCGATCTGGTCAATATGGATAACCCCTCCCGCATGCCGGATCTGGGCATGATTGAGGAAATGCGTGAACCGATTGTGGAAGCCAATATCCTTGTTCCGCAGGACTATTTGGGGAACGTAATTACCCTGTGTGTAGAGAAGCGCGGTATCCAGAAGGACATGCAGTATGTGGGTGGGCAGGTTTCCCTGCGATACGAACTGCCCATGAGTGAAGTGGTGATGGACTTCTTTGACCGCCTCAAGTCGGTGAGCCGTGGTTTCGCCTCTCTGGATTACAACTTTGTGCGCTTTGACCCGGCAAACCTGGTGCGGCTTGATATCCTCATCAACGGTGAACGGGTGGATGCGCTGGCGGTGATTCTACATCGGGATAATGCTCAGCAGCGCGGGCGCGCCCTGGCGGAAAAAATGAAAGAGCTGATTCCGCGGCAGATGTTTGACGTCGCCATCCAGGCCGCCATCGGTGGTCAGGTGGTAGCCCGCACCACGGTCAAGGCGCTGCGCAAGAATGTAACAGCCAAGTGTTACGGCGGTGACGTGACACGTAAGAAAAAACTGCTGGAGAAGCAGAAAGCGGGTAAACGCCGCATGAAGCAGCTCGGCAGGGTCGAAGTGCCTCAGGATGCCTTCCTGGCAGTGCTCAAAGTAGACAGCTGA
- the lepB gene encoding signal peptidase I has protein sequence MDINFPLILLLLVVATGAIWLFDALFLARGRNAAVASSGAGDSAGALQQGAREPVLVEYAKSFFPVLAIVFVLRSFLVEPFQIPSASMDPTLEVGDFILVNKFAYGLRLPVSRTKVVDIGEPKRGDVMVFFPPHMNDTYYIKRVIGLPGDKIQVVNNTLYINGKPQPQTLERALPPYNPQREILWEDIDGRRHLMAKQVRPSPYANIPALVVPEGHYFMMGDNRDNSLDSREWGVVPEEDIVGKAFAIWMHWDKLFSLPSFARAGGIE, from the coding sequence ATGGATATCAATTTCCCGCTTATTTTACTGCTACTGGTGGTGGCAACTGGAGCCATCTGGCTGTTTGATGCACTGTTCCTGGCTCGTGGCCGCAATGCCGCTGTCGCCAGTAGCGGTGCCGGCGATAGCGCGGGCGCGCTGCAGCAAGGTGCGCGAGAGCCGGTGCTGGTGGAGTACGCCAAGTCGTTTTTCCCGGTACTGGCGATTGTCTTTGTTTTGCGTTCCTTCCTCGTGGAACCCTTCCAGATTCCATCGGCCTCTATGGACCCCACCCTGGAAGTCGGCGACTTTATTCTGGTAAACAAATTTGCCTATGGTTTGCGCCTGCCTGTCTCCCGTACCAAAGTCGTCGATATTGGTGAGCCCAAACGCGGCGATGTGATGGTGTTCTTCCCGCCGCATATGAACGACACCTACTACATCAAGCGGGTTATCGGATTGCCCGGCGATAAAATCCAGGTGGTCAACAATACCCTGTACATCAATGGCAAGCCCCAGCCGCAAACCCTGGAGCGTGCGCTGCCGCCGTATAACCCGCAACGGGAAATCCTGTGGGAAGATATCGACGGCCGGCGCCATCTGATGGCTAAACAGGTGAGGCCGAGTCCATACGCCAATATCCCCGCTCTGGTGGTGCCTGAGGGGCACTACTTCATGATGGGAGATAACCGGGATAACAGCCTGGATAGCCGCGAGTGGGGCGTCGTGCCGGAAGAGGACATTGTCGGTAAGGCCTTTGCAATCTGGATGCATTGGGACAAACTATTCAGCCTGCCCAGCTTTGCACGGGCAGGGGGCATCGAGTAA
- a CDS encoding DUF4845 domain-containing protein produces the protein MSLLRHCPQSLAAQKGMSYWGWLLVIAVFGFGLTVVSKMGPAYVDAHFVEEGLLSLTDNTGLREMSNTEIKRELDRFFTINNVRGEPTQSVKIIRGADSTLVSINYELRQPLFHNVDVVMKFDKQLNTARPDLCCEPLVDLEQFRKRDDY, from the coding sequence ATGTCTCTGCTACGTCATTGTCCGCAGTCACTGGCTGCTCAGAAGGGGATGAGCTACTGGGGTTGGTTGCTCGTTATTGCGGTTTTCGGGTTTGGTCTGACGGTGGTCTCCAAAATGGGGCCCGCATATGTCGACGCACATTTTGTGGAGGAGGGGCTGCTCAGCCTGACCGATAACACCGGGCTGCGTGAAATGAGCAACACCGAGATCAAGCGTGAGCTGGATCGTTTTTTCACCATCAATAACGTGCGCGGAGAGCCCACGCAATCGGTAAAGATTATTCGCGGTGCTGACAGTACTCTGGTCAGCATCAATTATGAACTGCGTCAGCCGTTGTTTCACAACGTGGACGTAGTCATGAAATTTGATAAACAACTGAATACTGCCCGGCCGGATCTCTGTTGTGAGCCTCTTGTCGACCTTGAGCAGTTTCGTAAACGTGACGATTACTAA
- the rnc gene encoding ribonuclease III: MTDLHLQRLSKRLGHSFVQQDLLLLALTHRSHGSRNNERLEFLGDSILGFTISAALFERFPDGREGQMSRLRAQLVSGETLAKLAREMDLGPCLQLGEGEMKSGGHRRASILADAVEAIIGAIYLDAGLEVARERILAWYDSRLQSLALDSAKDPKTRLQEWLQARQKPLPEYAVIEVGGQEHAQEFVVECRVAGLQEPVRGSAGNRRAAEKAAATAAYARLTGQN; this comes from the coding sequence GTGACAGACCTTCATCTGCAACGGCTCAGCAAACGGCTGGGCCATTCATTCGTTCAGCAAGACCTGCTGCTTCTGGCGCTCACCCACCGCTCCCACGGCAGCCGCAACAATGAGCGGCTGGAGTTTCTTGGTGATTCCATTCTCGGCTTCACCATCAGTGCTGCCCTGTTTGAACGGTTTCCCGATGGTCGCGAAGGGCAGATGAGCCGCCTGCGTGCCCAGTTGGTCAGTGGGGAAACACTGGCCAAGTTGGCGCGGGAAATGGATCTCGGCCCCTGCCTTCAACTGGGGGAAGGTGAGATGAAGAGCGGCGGTCATCGCCGTGCCTCCATTCTCGCCGATGCCGTTGAAGCGATTATCGGTGCGATCTATCTAGATGCTGGTCTGGAGGTCGCCCGAGAGCGGATACTGGCGTGGTATGACAGCCGCCTGCAGAGTTTGGCGCTCGATAGCGCCAAAGACCCCAAGACCCGCTTGCAGGAATGGTTGCAGGCGCGTCAGAAGCCACTGCCGGAATACGCCGTGATTGAGGTAGGGGGACAAGAGCACGCACAGGAATTTGTGGTGGAATGCCGGGTAGCCGGGCTACAGGAGCCGGTGCGCGGTAGCGCTGGCAATCGTCGCGCCGCCGAAAAGGCCGCCGCCACAGCTGCTTATGCGCGACTGACCGGCCAGAACTGA